One Phaseolus vulgaris cultivar G19833 chromosome 4, P. vulgaris v2.0, whole genome shotgun sequence DNA window includes the following coding sequences:
- the LOC137836682 gene encoding putative disease resistance RPP13-like protein 1 isoform X1 — translation MAAEVVGGALLSAFLQVAFDRLASPQFLDFFRRRKLDEKLLANLNIKLHSINALADDAELKQFTDPHVKAWLLAVKEAVFDAEDLLGEIDYELTRCQVQAQSQPQTFTYKVSNFFNSTFTSFNKKIESEMKEVLEKLEYLANQKGDLGLKEGTYFGDGSGSKVPSSSLVVESVIYGRDADKNIIINWLTSEIENPNHPSILSIVGMGGLGKTTLAQHVYNDPKIKDAKFDIKAWVCVSDHFHVLTVTRTILEAITDKTNDSGNLEMVHKKLKEKLSGKKFLLVLDDVWNERPAEWEAVRTPLSYGTPGSRILVTTRGEKVASSMRSEVHLLKQLAEDECWKVFENHALKDGDLELNDELMKVGRRIVEKCKGLPLALKTIGCLLRTKSSISDWKNILESNIWELPKEHSEIIPALFLSYRYLPSHLKRCFAYCALFPKGYWFVKAELILMWMAQNFLQSPQQIRHPEEVGEEYFNDLLSRSFFQQSNLVEFFVMHDLLNDLAKYICADFCFRLKFDKGRCIPKTTRHFSLEFSDVKSFDGFGSLTDAKGLRSFLPIKQGWSSQWNFKISIHDLFSKIKFIRMLSFSYCSFLREVPDSIGYLSHLHSLDLSSTEIQKLPDSICLLYNLLILKLKFCSKLEEFPLNLHKLTRLRCLEFEGTKVRKMPMHFGELKNLQELDKFIVDRNSEVSTKQLGGLGGLNLHGRLSINDVQNILNPLDALEANVKDKHLVKLELDWKSDHIPDDPRKETEVLQNLQPSNHLENLSIWNYSGTEFPSWVFDNSLSNLVFLKLEDCKYCLCLPPLGLLSSLKTLHITGFDGIVSVGDEFYGSNSSFASLEMLQFLNMKEWEEWECKTTSFPRLRQLLVFKCPKLKGTKVVVSDELRISGNSMDSLSIFRLDFFPKLHELTLIKCQNLRRISQEYAHNHLMSLCIEYCPQVELFPDGGLPLNIKRMCLSCLKLIASLRDNLDPNTSLQTLNIEHLEVECFPDEVLLPRSLTFLRIQYCRNLKKMHYKGLYHLSSLIIRDCPSLECLPAEGLPKSISSLSIIGCPLLKERCQSPDGEDWEKIAHIQDLYVR, via the coding sequence ATGGCAGCAGAAGTTGTTGGTGGTGCTCTTCTTTCGGCCTTTCTTCAGGTTGCATTCGACAGGCTCGCTTCTCCTCAATTTCTCGACTTCTTTCGTCGAAGAAAACTTGATGAGAAGCTCCTCGCCAATTTGAACATCAAGCTGCACTCCATCAATGCTCTCGCTGATGATGCTGAACTAAAGCAGTTTACAGATCCACACGTCAAAGCATGGCTTCTTGCTGTCAAAGAGGCTGTCTTTGATGCAGAGGATCTGTTGGGTGAAATAGACTATGAACTCACCAGATGCCAAGTCCAAGCTCAATCCCAACCTCAAACCTTTACTTACAAGGTATCAAATTTCTTCAACTCTACTTTCACTTCATTTAACAAGAAAATTGAATCAGAGATGAAAGAAGTCCTGGAGAAACTAGAATATCTTGCAAACCAAAAGGGTGATCTTGGTTTGAAAGAGGGTACTTATTTTGGTGATGGATCAGGTAGTAAAGTGCCATCATCTTCTTTGGTGGTTGAAAGTGTTATTTACGGTAGAGATGCTGACAAAAATATAATCATTAATTGGCTCACATCTGAAATCGAGAATCCTAACCACCCATCAATACTTTCCATTGTGGGCATGGGTGGGTTGGGTAAGACCACACTCGCCCAGCATGTGTACAATGACCCAAAGATCAAAGATGCAAAATTTGATATCAAAGCATGGGTTTGTGTTTCTGatcattttcatgttttgaCCGTGACAAGAACAATACTTGAGGCAATCACTGATAAAACAAATGACAGTGGGAACCTAGAAATGGTTCACAAAAAACTGAAAGAAAAATTGTCAGGAAAGAAATTTCTTCTTGTTTTGGATGATGTTTGGAACGAAAGACCAGCAGAATGGGAAGCTGTGCGAACTCCTCTTAGCTATGGGACTCCAGGAAGTAGAATTCTTGTCACAACTCGTGGTGAGAAAGTTGCTTCAAGCATGAGGTCTGAAGTGCATCTTCTAAAGCAATTAGCTGAGGATGAAtgctggaaagtttttgaaaatcatgCATTAAAAGATGGTGATCTTGAATTGAATGATGAGTTAATGAAGGTTGGTAGAAGAATAGTTGAGAAGTGCAAGGGATTACCTCTAGCTCTGAAAACAATTGGATGTCTTTTACGCACAAAGTCATCTATTTCAGATTGGAAGAACATATTGGAAAGTAACATATGGGAGTTACCAAAAGAACACAGTGAAATTATTCCTGCGTTATTTTTGAGCTATCGCTATCTTCCTTCTCATCTTAAAAGGTGTTTTGCTTATTGTGCCTTATTCCCCAAAGGTTATTGGTTTGTGAAGGCGGAGTTAATTTTGATGTGGATGGCCCAAAATTTTCTACAAAGTCCACAACAGATTAGACATCCAGAAGAAGTTGGTGAAGAGTACTTCAATGATCTACTGTCAAggtctttctttcaacaatcaAACCTCGTAGAATTTTTCGTCATGCATGACCTTCTGAATGATTTGGCAAAATATATTTGTGCGGATTTCTGTTTCAGGTTGAAATTTGATAAAGGCCGATGTATACCGAAAACAACCCGTCATTTTTCATTGGAATTCAGTGACGTCAAAAGTTTTGATGGTTTTGGGAGTTTGACTGATGCTAAAGGACTTCGTTCATTTCTTCCTATCAAACAAGGTTGGAGTTCTCAATGGAATTTCAAGATTTCGATACATGATTTGTTTTCCAAGATTAAGTTTATACGCATGTTATCTTTTAGTTATTGTTCATTCCTTAGAGAGGTCCCGGATTCTATAGGGTATCTTTCACATCTCCATTCGTTAGATCTTTCCTCTACAGAGATACAAAAGCTACCTGACTCGATATGTTTGCTCTATAACTTACTAATACTGAAGTTGAAATTTTGTTCAAAGTTGGAGGAGTTTCCCTTAAATTTGCATAAACTTACCAGATTGCGTTGCCTGGAATTTGAAGGTACAAAAGTGAGAAAGATGCCAATGCATTTTGGAGAATTGAAGAATCTTCAAGAATTGGATAAGTTTATCGTCGATAGAAATAGTGAGGTTAGTACTAAACAACTGGGTGGGTTGGGAGGACTCAATCTTCATGGAAGGCTATCAATCAATGACGTGCAGAATATTTTGAATCCTTTGGACGCATTAGAAGCAAATGTGAAAGATAAACACCTTGTGAAGCTAGAATTAGATTGGAAGTCGGACCACATCCCTGATGATCCAAGGAAAGAAACGGAAGTACTTCAGAATCTACAACCTTCCAATCACTTGGAGAATTTGTCAATCTGGAACTACAGTGGTACAGAATTCCCAAGTTGGGTATTCGATAATTCGTTATCAAATCTGGTGTTCTTAAAGTTGGAGGATTGTAAATATTGCCTATGTTTGCCTCCCCTTGGACTTTTGTCATCACTGAAGACCCTCCATATTACAGGGTTTGATGGAATAGTGAGCGTTGGTGATGAATTTTATGGGAGTAACTCTTCGTTTGCATCCTTGGAGATGTTGCAGTTCCTCAATATGAAGGAATGGGAAGAATGGGAGTGTAAAACTACTTCTTTTCCACGTCTTCGACAGCTTCTTGTGTTTAAATGTCCGAAACTGAAAGGTACGAAAGTAGTTGTTAGTGATGAGCTCAGAATTAGCGGAAACAGTATGGACTCTCTTTCAATCTTTCGGCTAGATTTCTTTCCAAAGCTCCATGAACTTACACTGATAAAGTGCCAAAACCTAAGAAGAATTTCACAGGAGTACGCTCATAATCATCTCATGTCTCTATGTATTGAATATTGTCCACAAGTGGAGTTGTTCCCAGATGGAGGTTTgccattaaatataaaaagaatgTGTCTTTCATGTTTAAAACTTATCGCCTCCTTGAGAGACAACTTGGATCCCAACACATCT
- the LOC137836560 gene encoding putative disease resistance RPP13-like protein 1, whose amino-acid sequence MGGLGKTTLVQHVYSDPKIEDAKFDIKAWVCVSDHFHVLTVTRTILEAITNKKDDSGNLEMVHKKLKEKLLGKKFLLVLDDVWNERAVQWEAVQTPLSYGAPGSRILVTTRGEKVASSMRSEVHLLKQLRKDECWKVFENHALKDGDLELNDELMKVGRRIVEKCKGLPLALKTIGCLLRTKSSISDWKNILESDIWELPKEHCEIIPALFLSYRYLPSHLKRCFAYCALFPKDYEFVKKELILMWMAQNFLQSPQQMIDLEEVGEEYFNDLLSRSFFQQSNLVGCFVMHDLLNDLAKYVCADFCFRLKFDKGRRIPKTARHFSFKFSDIKSFDGFGSLTDAKRLRSFLPISQCWDSQWNFKISIHDLFSKIKFIRMLSLRCSFLREVPDSVGDLKHLHSLDLSSTAIQKLPDSICLLYNLLILKLNQCFMLEELPINLHKITKLRCLEFEGTRVSKMPMHFGELKNLHVLNPFFVDRNSELSTKQLGGLNQHGRLSINDVQNILNPLDALEANVKDKHLVKLELKWKSDHIPDDPRKEKEVIQNLQPSKHLEDLKIWNYNGTEFPSWVFDNSLSNLVFLKLNDCKYCLCLPPLGLLSSLKTLEITGFDGIVSVGAEFYGSNSSFASLEWLEFSNMKEWEEWECETTSFPRLQELYVGNCPKLKGTHLKKVVVSDELRISGNSMDTSHTDGGSDSLTIFRLHFFPKLRSLQLIDCQNLRRVSQEYAHNHLMNLSIDDCPQLKSFLFPKPMQIMFPSLTLLHITMCPEVELFPDGGLPLNIKEMSLSCLKLIASLRDNLDPNTCLQSLTIQQLEVECFPDEVLLPRSLTSLEIQYCQNLKKMHYKGLCHLSSLSLLFCPSLECLPAEGLPKSISSLEIFNCPLLEERCQN is encoded by the coding sequence ATGGGTGGGTTGGGTAAGACCACACTCGTCCAGCATGTGTACAGTGACCCAAAGATTGAAGATGCAAAATTTGATATCAAAGCATGGGTCTGTGTTTCTGatcattttcatgttttgaCGGTGACAAGAACAATTCTTGAGGCAATCACAAATAAAAAAGATGACAGTGGGAACCTAGAAATGGTTCACAAAAAactgaaagaaaaattgttagGAAAGAAATTTCTTCTTGTTTTAGATGATGTTTGGAACGAAAGAGCAGTACAATGGGAAGCTGTGCAAACTCCTCTTAGCTATGGGGCTCCAGGAAGTAGAATTCTTGTCACAACTCGTGGTGAGAAAGTTGCTTCTAGCATGAGGTCTGAAGTGCATCTTCTAAAGCAATTACGAAAGGATGAAtgctggaaagtttttgaaaatcatgCATTAAAAGATGGTGATCTTGAATTGAATGATGAGTTAATGAAGGTTGGTAGAAGAATAGTTGAGAAGTGCAAGGGATTACCTCTAGCTCTGAAAACAATTGGGTGTCTTTTACGCACAAAGTCATCCATTTCAGATTGGAAGAACATATTGGAAAGTGACATATGGGAGTTACCAAAAGAACACTGTGAAATTATTCCTGCGTTGTTTTTGAGCTATCGCTATCTTCCTTCTCATCTTAAAAGGTGCTTTGCTTATTGTGCCTTATTCCCCAAAGATTATGAGTTTGTGAAGAAGGAGTTAATTTTGATGTGGATGGCCCAAAATTTTCTACAGAGTCCACAACAGATGATAGATCTAGAAGAAGTTGGTGAAGAGTACTTCAATGATCTACTGTCAAGGTCTTTTTTTCAACAATCAAACCTCGTAGGATGTTTCGTCATGCATGACCTTCTGAATGATTTGGCAAAATATGTATGTGCGGATTTTTGTTTCAGGTTGAAATTTGATAAAGGCCGACGTATACCGAAAACAGCCCgtcatttttcatttaaattcagtGACATCAAAAGTTTTGATGGTTTTGGGAGTTTGACTGATGCTAAAAGACTTCGTTCATTTCTTCCTATTTCACAATGTTGGGATTCTCAATGGAATTTCAAGATTTCCATACATGATTTGTTTTCCAAGATTAAGTTTATACGCATGTTATCTCTTCGTTGTTCATTCCTTAGAGAGGTCCCGGATTCTGTCGGTGATCTTAAACATCTCCATTCGTTAGATCTTTCCTCTACAGCGATACAAAAGCTACCTGACTCAATATGTTTGCTTTATAACTTACTAATACTGAAGTTGAACCAATGTTTCATGTTGGAGGAATTGCCCATAAATTTGCATAAAATTACCAAATTGCGTTGCCTGGAATTTGAAGGTACAAGAGTGTCAAAGATGCCAATGCATTTTGGAGAATTGAAAAATCTTCATGTACTGAATCCGTTTTTTGTGGATAGAAATAGTGAGCTAAGTACTAAACAGCTGGGAGGACTCAATCAACATGGAAGGCTATCAATCAATGACGTGCAGAATATTTTGAATCCTTTGGATGCATTAGAAGCAAATGTGAAAGATAAACATCTTGTGAAGCTAGAATTAAAATGGAAGTCAGACCACATTCCTGATGATCcaaggaaagaaaaggaagtAATTCAGAATCTACAACCCTCCAAACACTTGGAGGATTTAAAAATCTGGAACTACAATGGTACAGAATTCCCAAGTTGGGTATTCGATAATTCGTTATCAAATCTGGTGTTCTTAAAGTTGAACGACTGTAAATACTGCCTATGTTTGCCTCCCCTTGGACTTTTGTCATCACTGAAGACCCTCGAGATTACAGGGTTTGATGGAATAGTGAGCGTTGGTGCTGAATTTTATGGGAGCAACTCTTCATTTGCATCCTTGGAGTGGTTGGAATTCTCCAATATGAAGGAATGGGAAGAATGGGAGTGTGAAACTACTTCTTTTCCACGTCTTCAAGAGCTTTATGTGGGTAATTGTCCCAAACTGAAAGGTACTCATTTGAAGAAAGTAGTTGTTAGTGATGAGCTCAGAATTAGCGGAAACAGTATGGACACATCGCATACTGATGGAGGCAGCGACTCTCTTACAATCTTTCGACTACATTTCTTTCCAAAGCTCCGTTCTCTTCAACTGATAGACTGCCAAAACCTAAGAAGAGTTTCACAGGAGTACGCTCATAATCATCTCATGAATCTAAGTATTGATGATTGCCCTCAATTAAAATCATTCTTGTTTCCCAAACCCATGCAAATCATGTTTCCGTCCCTTACCTTGCTGCATATAACTATGTGTCCAGAAGTGGAGTTGTTCCCAGATGGAGGTTTGccattaaatataaaagaaatgtcTCTTTCATGTTTAAAACTTATCGCCTCCTTGAGAGACAACTTGGATCCCAACACATGTCTTCAAAGCTTGACTATTCAACAGTTGGAGGTGGAGTGTTTTCCCGATGAAGTTTTGCTGCCACGCTCTCTCACCTCTCTAGAAATCCAATATTGCCAAAATCTTAAAAAGATGCACTACAAGGGTCTCTGCCACCTCTCCTCTCTCTCACTTCTTTTTTGTCCCAGCCTTGAATGCTTACCAGCGGAGGGTCTCCCCAAATCCATCTCTTCTCTTGAAATCTTTAATTGTCCATTGCTGGAGGAGCGTTGTCAGAATTAG